AAAGGTTGTGCGCGCGATCTTCATGCAACGCGTAGGGCATGAAGTTGCTCACGGCTTCGCCTTGGCGCGGTGAAAAACGAAAATGCTCGAACACTTCGGTGTCGGGATTCATGCGGCTCAACACCCCGTTTCCCACCCAAATCATGCCCTGCGAATCTTGCATGATCGGCAGCACTGCATCGCTATAAAGACTGCGAGGGTTTGAGGGATCATGGCGATAGTGTACAAACCCGTCGAGGCTGGGATCATATCTGTTGAGTCCGCCGCCGTAACAGGTGAACCAAAGCCGACCACGGCGATCTCTCAGGCCGTACCAAACATACAAGGAATTATTCTGGCTGACGCTGTTGGGATCGTTAGGATCGTGGCGATAGTTTTTTATCACCTCGCCGGTTTTGGGATCGAAGCGATCCAAGCCCCGCCCCTGAGTGCCGAGCCAGAACGTTCCGGCATCGTCTTCCACAAGGAAAGTAAGAAGATTTTGGCTGAGGCTCTTTGGATTGTCGGGATTATTATGGTAACGTATGAACGTCTGCGTTTTGGGCACAAACTTGTAGAATCCGCCGAGATGATTCGCTCCCGCCACAAACGAGACCCACAACGTGCCGTCGCGATCTTCGTAAATCGCTCTGACATCGGCTGCCCGGCGGTTGAGCGAATCTTCCGAACTGGGAAAGTAACGGTTAAATTTTTCCGAGGAGCGGTCGAAGCGATTCAGGCCGTTGGCGGTGCCAAACCACAATGTTTGTGATCGATCTTCGAAGATGGTCAGAACGCGATCGGCTGAAAGCGAGGTGGTGTCGTCCTGAACACTTGCATAAACTTTAAAGCCGTGACCATCGTAACGCGCCAAACCGTTTTCCGTGCCAATCCACACAAAGCCCCGGCTGTCTTGAAAGATGCATCTAATCCTATTGTTCGGCAAGCCGTGTTCAAGGGTGAAATTCTCAAATTCTAAAGCTGCGAACTGGGCGCAAAGCGAGGAAGCCGTGGTCAAGGCAAACGCCGCAAGGAGCAAAGAGTAGCATCGTTTCATGTTGTCAACCTCATTTTATGAGCAAAAAAATCACTTGCAACACGCCAATGCTGTTCGGCAGGCCGTGCTCGGTAGAAAGCTGCTCGAAATGGAAGTCTTGCGCAAAAAGCGAAAGTGGGGAACTTAAATACAGCGCAACCCAGGTTGAAAGACTGCGCGGCTGGAAAGCAAACATCATGCTATCCTCCCGTGGCAAGCACCAAACTTGTCGAAGTTATACTCGTTTAGGATTAGTTTTTGAGCGGCTCGACATTTATGGCGAGCGAAAACCGCGCGCGACATGAATGTCGCACCACAATTTCCAGCCTAAACGAATAAATTAGGAGGACACCTAAAGCCCCAATGACGGCAAAGAGTATAGTTTTAAAGCGAGAAAAGCAACCTATAAAATCTATTTCAAGCTGTTCGCCAGCGAACACAAACTGTCATGCCAGCGGACAGCTTTATTAAAAATTTCTCTTTTAGAGCTGAGATAAATTCTTGAAAAACAGCAAGGCATAATTGTTGAAACACAAAACGAAAGCCTGATGCTCTCCAAATTGCGCCTTGAGTTTAATGGAGTTTCTATGCTCAAGAACTATCTCAAAATCGCGGTCAGAAATCTGCTCAAGCACAAAGCCTATTCGTTCATCAATCTCGCGGGTTTGGCGATTGGCATTGCGTGCTGCGTGCTCATCATGCTTTACGTGCGCGAGGAGTTGAGCTACGATCGCTTTCACAAAAACGCCGGCCGCATTTATCGCGTCGGCAACGAAGGCCAATTCGGCAGCGAGATTTGGACCAGCGCACGCACCTCGCATCCGCTGGCGCCGGCGTTGGTGCAGGAATTCCCTGAAGTGCAGAGCGCGGTGCGGTTTTACCGTATGTACCAGCCGCTGGTGCAAGCCGGCGAGAAAAAGTTTGTGGAGCCGCGCTTCTTTTATGCCGATTCTTCCGTCTTCGAGGTTTTCACGTTTCCGCTGGTCACGGGCGATCTTCAAAGCGCGCTCACGCAGCCTTATTCAGTGGTACTCTCGCAGGAGATGGCCGAAAAGTATTTTGGCGACGCTAATCCGCTTGGCGAGACCCTTTCGATTATCAATACCGGCGATTTTCTCATCACCGGCGTGCTCAAAAGCATTCCTGAAAATTCGCATCTCGCATTTGATTTTCTTGCGTCCTACGAAACCCTGCGCGCGCAAAACGACCCCAACGTGACGTCGTGGGGCTCCATCGTCACCTCGACTTACATTCTCTTGCGCGACGAACACAATGCCGTTCAGCTTGAAACGAAGCTCCCGGCATTGGCGGCAAAATATCACGATCAAAGTGAGGGGGCGACGCAACGTCTGTTTCTCAATTCCATCACTGACCTCCATCTGCGTTCCGAAATCAACGGCGAGTTGGGCGAGCGCGGCAGCATGGCCACGCTTTCCATTCTTATCATCGTCGCGGCTTTCATTCTGATCATCGCGTGCATCAATTTCATGAATCTGGCAACGGCGCGTTCGCTGCAACGCGGCCGGGAAGTCGGCGTGCGCAAAGTGGTGGGCGCGCATCGCTTGCAGATTATCCGGCAATTTTTGAGTGAAGCGATTCTGCTTGCTCTCGGCGCGCTCGCGCTGGCCTTGCCCCTGGTTGAATTGCTTTTGCCGGCGTTCAATCAACTCGTCGGCAAAAATTTGGATATTGATTTTGCGGCGAATTTATCGACGATTGGGGCTTTGTTTGCTCTCGGCTTGCTGGTCGGAATCATTGCGGGAAGCTATCCCGCGTTCGCGCTTTCTTCATTCAAGCCAATTGCCGTGTTGAAAGGGCAAACAAAATCCCGCCCCGCCGGCGCGCGGATTCGGCAAGTTTTGGTGGTGGCGCAGTTCGCCATCTCCATCGTCTTCATCGTCAGCACGATGATCGTGGGCAGCCAGCTTGAATTTTTTCGCAACAAGAAACTCGGCTTCGATACCGAACAAGTCGTCGTGCTGCCGATTCAAGATCGTTCGGTGAATTCGCGTTATGAAGCCATCAAGCACGAGCTGCGGCAGAATCCCAATATTCTCAGCGTCGCCGCCGCCTCGCAAGTGCCTGGCGCCGGCGAAGGCAATTATTATTATAACGTCGAGGGCATTGCAGACGGCTTGACGCTGCCGACTTATTTCATCGATCATGATTTCATTCCAACCCTCGGCATCGAGCTGGCGGCCGGAAGAAGTTTCTCCGCGAGTTTCCCTGCTGATGCCACCGGCGCGTTTTTGATCAATGAAACTGCGGCCAAACAATTCGGCTGGGATGATGCGCTCGGCAAAACCGTCGATTGGGATTCGGGCACGAAAAAAGGTGCGGTGATCGGCGTCATCAAAGATTTTCACAACCAATCCCTGCACGAACCGATCAAGCCGATGGTGCTTCAAATCTTTCCCAAGCCGCTATACGTTGGCCGCTTTGTCTTGCGGATTGCGCCGCATGATATTGCTGCAACGCTGGCTTTCATCAAAGAGAAGTGGCAAGCTTTCGAGCCTCAGTATCCCTTTCAGTATTCTTTTTTGGATGAAGATTTCGGACGGCTCTATCTTAATGAAGAACGGCTGGCCCAGATTTTTCGTTATTCGTCCACGCTGGCGATTCTCATTGCGTGTCTTGGCCTGCTCGGGCTGGCGGCTTTTGCGGCGGAGCAGCGCACCAAAGAAATCGGCGTGCGCAAAGTGCTCGGCGCTTCGGTTTCGCAAATCGTGCTCTTGCTCTCACGGGATTTTGCCAAGCTAGTCGGCATCGCTTTCCTCGTCGCTGTGCCGGTGGCTTATTTTGCGATGAACCAATGGCTGCAAAATTTCGCGTATCGCACGGAAATCAGTTTCGGCGCTTTTTTGCTGGCGGGATTGGCAGCGTTGGGGTTGGCGTGTTTGACGGTGAGCTGGCAGGCGATCAAAGCGGCGCTGGCGAATCCGGTGGAGGCACTAAGGTACGAATGATTGCGGATTGGGGATTTCGGATTGCGGAACAATAACGAGTCAGGCTTCCGAAGTCCGCAATCCCAAACCCGAAATGGAGAAGCCATGTTCAAGAACTATCTCAAAATCGCCCTGCGCACGTTGTTGCGCGGAAAAACCTACACGGCGCTGAACGTGTTGGGTCTGGCCATCGGCTTGACGTGCTTTGGCCTGATTGCGGCGTGGGTGATGCACGAACTGAGCTACGATCGTTTTCACACAAAGCACGAACGCATTTATCGCATTGCCGGCAACGTGAAAACCGACGCCGAGACGTTCGACCAGGCTGTCACCGCGCCGCCGATGGCCGAGGCGTTGAAGCAGGATTATCCGGAAGTGGAGAACGCCGTCCGGCTCGATATGAATGATTGCATCGTACGATACGGTGAGAATCAGTTCCTGGAAGAGGGCGTGCTCTTCACCGATCAAAGCTTTTTTGAGATGTTTGATTATCGTCTGAGCAGCGGCGATATGAACACGGCGCTGCGTGAGCCCTACAGCCTCGTGCTCACTGCATCCCTCGCGCAAAAATATTTTGGCAAGGAAAATCCGGTCGGCAAAATCATGTCGCTTTATCTTTATGATCCCAGCGGCAACGGCGCGCCGTACAAAATAACCGGCGTGATGCCCGACCCGCCCCGGAACGCGCATTTCACCTTCAACATGCTCGGCTCGTTCAACACGTTTGAAACGTACAATCCAGAGGCGCGCACTTCCGAATGGCGATATTTTTGGAACGGCTTTTACACGTATGTTTTGTTGAAAGCAGGCGCCGATCCCAAAGCCTTCGAGCAGAAGCTGCCGGACTATGCCGAGCGCTATCTCGGCGAGAAAATGCGTGCGATGAAAATGTTTTATACCTTCTCGCTACAGCCGCTCGCCGATATTCATTTGCATTCGCGGTTGCGTTATGAAATTCAAGCCACGAGCAGCATGAGCACAGTGTATATTTTCGCGACGGTGGGTGTGTTCATTCTGTTGATTGCCTGCATCAACTACATGAATCTGACGACGGCGCGCTCATTGGGTCGCGCCAAAGAAGTCGGCGTCAAAAAAGTGCTCGGCGCGGTCAAGCCGCAATTGATCCGGCAATTTCTGGTGGAATCGACGCTCGTGGCGGCGATCGCGCTGGCGCTTTCCTTCATTTTTATGGAACTGCTGCAGCCGTTCTTTTTCGATCTCACCGGCAAACAAATCGAACCCCTCTTTTCGAATGAGTTGCTTGCTTTTCTCCTCGGCACAACCGTGTTGGTCGGCTTGCTCTCCGGACTTTATCCGGCTTTCTTCATCTCCATGTTCCGGCCGGCACAGGTGTTGAAAGGGGCGTTCAAGTCATCCGGCGCCGGCATTGCGTTGCGCAAAGGTTTGGTGGTTGTGCAGTTCGCTATCGCCATCATTCTGCTCGTCGGCATCGGCGTGGTGAAGTCGCAAATGGATTTCATGCGCGGCAAAGATCTAGGCTTCAACAAAGAAGAACTGCTCGTCCTTGATGTCAACGGTTTCGCGGAAGTACGCAACGGCGTGCAACCCTTCCGCGACGAGTTGATGTCGCAGCCGTCGATCAAAGGCGTAACCGTCTCGCGCGGCTTGAGCGTCGGCGGCTTGGGCAATTCTCATGTCGAAACCGTTGATGGCAGCGGCAAATCCGTCTCGACCAGCATTTATCAACATCAGGTCGGCTATGATTACCTGGATGTCTATGGCATGAAGCTCGTTGCCGGCCGCAACTTTTCTCCGCAAGCGCCAGGCGATACCGTAGGCAGCGCTTACATTGTGAATGAAGCGGCGGTACGCGTCCTGGGTTGGGGCGATCCACACCAGGCTTTGGGAAAGCCGTTCCGTTCCGGTAGTAGAAACGGGACGATTGTCGGCGTGGTGCAGGATTTTCATTTCACGACGCTGCAAGAGCGCATCGAGCCTGTTGCCCTCAGTCTCACGCGGCCCAATCAGTTTTCGCGCATTACCGTGCGACTCAGCACGACGGAACTGGCCGCAACGATAAAGTTTGTCGAGCAGGCCTGGCACAAGCATTTTCCCAATGCGCTGCTGCAATATTCGTTTTTTGATGAACGCCTGGAGAGGCAATATCAAGCCGAAAAGCTGTTTGGCAAAATTTTTACGGTTTTTGTCGTGCTGTCGCTTGCCATCGCCGGCCTCGGTTTGTTTGGCCTGGCTGCTTACGCCGCCGAGCAGCGCACGAAA
The genomic region above belongs to Cytophagia bacterium CHB2 and contains:
- a CDS encoding FtsX-like permease family protein — encoded protein: MLSKLRLEFNGVSMLKNYLKIAVRNLLKHKAYSFINLAGLAIGIACCVLIMLYVREELSYDRFHKNAGRIYRVGNEGQFGSEIWTSARTSHPLAPALVQEFPEVQSAVRFYRMYQPLVQAGEKKFVEPRFFYADSSVFEVFTFPLVTGDLQSALTQPYSVVLSQEMAEKYFGDANPLGETLSIINTGDFLITGVLKSIPENSHLAFDFLASYETLRAQNDPNVTSWGSIVTSTYILLRDEHNAVQLETKLPALAAKYHDQSEGATQRLFLNSITDLHLRSEINGELGERGSMATLSILIIVAAFILIIACINFMNLATARSLQRGREVGVRKVVGAHRLQIIRQFLSEAILLALGALALALPLVELLLPAFNQLVGKNLDIDFAANLSTIGALFALGLLVGIIAGSYPAFALSSFKPIAVLKGQTKSRPAGARIRQVLVVAQFAISIVFIVSTMIVGSQLEFFRNKKLGFDTEQVVVLPIQDRSVNSRYEAIKHELRQNPNILSVAAASQVPGAGEGNYYYNVEGIADGLTLPTYFIDHDFIPTLGIELAAGRSFSASFPADATGAFLINETAAKQFGWDDALGKTVDWDSGTKKGAVIGVIKDFHNQSLHEPIKPMVLQIFPKPLYVGRFVLRIAPHDIAATLAFIKEKWQAFEPQYPFQYSFLDEDFGRLYLNEERLAQIFRYSSTLAILIACLGLLGLAAFAAEQRTKEIGVRKVLGASVSQIVLLLSRDFAKLVGIAFLVAVPVAYFAMNQWLQNFAYRTEISFGAFLLAGLAALGLACLTVSWQAIKAALANPVEALRYE
- a CDS encoding FtsX-like permease family protein → MFKNYLKIALRTLLRGKTYTALNVLGLAIGLTCFGLIAAWVMHELSYDRFHTKHERIYRIAGNVKTDAETFDQAVTAPPMAEALKQDYPEVENAVRLDMNDCIVRYGENQFLEEGVLFTDQSFFEMFDYRLSSGDMNTALREPYSLVLTASLAQKYFGKENPVGKIMSLYLYDPSGNGAPYKITGVMPDPPRNAHFTFNMLGSFNTFETYNPEARTSEWRYFWNGFYTYVLLKAGADPKAFEQKLPDYAERYLGEKMRAMKMFYTFSLQPLADIHLHSRLRYEIQATSSMSTVYIFATVGVFILLIACINYMNLTTARSLGRAKEVGVKKVLGAVKPQLIRQFLVESTLVAAIALALSFIFMELLQPFFFDLTGKQIEPLFSNELLAFLLGTTVLVGLLSGLYPAFFISMFRPAQVLKGAFKSSGAGIALRKGLVVVQFAIAIILLVGIGVVKSQMDFMRGKDLGFNKEELLVLDVNGFAEVRNGVQPFRDELMSQPSIKGVTVSRGLSVGGLGNSHVETVDGSGKSVSTSIYQHQVGYDYLDVYGMKLVAGRNFSPQAPGDTVGSAYIVNEAAVRVLGWGDPHQALGKPFRSGSRNGTIVGVVQDFHFTTLQERIEPVALSLTRPNQFSRITVRLSTTELAATIKFVEQAWHKHFPNALLQYSFFDERLERQYQAEKLFGKIFTVFVVLSLAIAGLGLFGLAAYAAEQRTKEIGIRKVLGASVASVISLLSKDFVKLVLLANLMAWPIGWYAMNEWLQNFAYRINIGWWIFALAGGLALLIALLTISLQAVKVALANPVEALRYE